Proteins encoded in a region of the Enterococcus gilvus ATCC BAA-350 genome:
- a CDS encoding arginase family protein produces MTKTTRLKVPQWQGGNNLTYALGADILSFLAPKNLEQKEIIVPISELEEPLIRENGVTGQSVVAENVDKMTAIIQEEAPDKIITLGGDCLVSQAPFDYLHGKYEDKLGVIWLDAHPDISTPAIFFNAHAMVLGNLLKDGDPVLAEKVQHPFEAKDILYVGLQQPTVDEEAIMQRLGLQYQVQAQSRLAPETIIQWLKHHGFTKVAVHFDLDVLDPNEFRSLYFSEPGTAKHSAEAGKMSLLEVKETMQAIAEQSEIVGLTIAELLPWDAQNLKNLLNGFDIFR; encoded by the coding sequence TTGACTAAAACCACTCGATTGAAAGTCCCTCAATGGCAGGGAGGAAACAATCTCACTTACGCACTGGGTGCAGATATTCTTTCCTTTCTAGCCCCTAAGAATTTGGAACAAAAAGAAATCATCGTGCCGATTTCTGAGTTGGAAGAACCCTTGATCAGAGAAAACGGTGTGACTGGTCAGTCTGTCGTTGCGGAGAATGTCGATAAGATGACGGCGATCATCCAAGAGGAGGCGCCTGACAAAATCATTACACTGGGTGGCGATTGTCTAGTCTCACAGGCACCGTTTGACTATCTGCATGGCAAATACGAGGATAAGCTCGGGGTCATCTGGCTAGATGCCCATCCGGACATTTCGACACCGGCTATTTTTTTCAATGCTCATGCGATGGTTTTAGGCAATTTATTGAAGGATGGAGACCCTGTCTTAGCGGAAAAGGTGCAGCACCCCTTTGAAGCAAAAGATATTTTGTATGTGGGATTGCAGCAGCCGACAGTAGATGAGGAAGCGATCATGCAGCGGTTAGGCCTTCAGTATCAAGTCCAAGCACAGTCACGGCTCGCACCAGAAACGATCATCCAATGGCTGAAGCACCACGGATTTACGAAAGTTGCGGTTCATTTTGATTTGGATGTTCTAGATCCAAATGAATTCCGCTCGCTTTACTTTTCAGAACCTGGTACTGCGAAGCATTCGGCGGAGGCTGGGAAGATGTCCCTGCTGGAAGTGAAGGAAACGATGCAGGCCATTGCAGAGCAAAGCGAGATCGTCGGGTTGACTATCGCAGAGCTGTTGCCATGGGATGCACAGAATTTGAAGAATCTGCTAAACGGATTTGATATTTTTCGATAA
- a CDS encoding putative metal homeostasis protein, with amino-acid sequence MEKSDVSSAYRRLKSPNIKTRKRALKIIKENKRQSGKK; translated from the coding sequence ATGGAAAAATCAGATGTATCAAGTGCCTACCGCCGCTTAAAAAGCCCCAATATCAAGACACGCAAGCGTGCATTAAAGATTATCAAAGAGAATAAACGACAATCAGGAAAGAAATAA